The Paenibacillus sp. FSL R7-0204 genome includes a region encoding these proteins:
- a CDS encoding transglutaminase-like domain-containing protein, with product MDSRITPPPASASTYGASPKGSTHSRQRRYGSIMFTAAGMQESDLAENSNAGKRENSPLYYRGLFSLAIMGVFGLWLLPLYRLTAAADHAQLLRLLMLSAAALLAWGCLLLPRPVQASGQLLLIFMTWYGLCAAAGGGGGWLKVYAMEKSGQDALLLLSGRISALSEDSRLLILVLGWGLLVSSVQQLALYRGSIALFTGVTLVYLLVLDMGYAVNTSGDVLVTAGLILWLRALSGLLHLQERTGRQVLPYARWGARALSAAVLVTLAAWIAGQGLGARPAAPVTLQPVLDKLEHWAAAQRPGEADVPGTGSTGYSMEDRELGLPLTPSREAAFTVTASRPYYSRGENMAYYDGRRWIRSGAAYSALNLPRLSGAVPALADASSAGGLTFIQRIQLAAPSTGGVPLFSAGAITDVHNIRLADGSQLGYVLASPDKLSFRLPEVYGSAGVTEYTVKSVLPPSDPATLRKLKGSDPDGVRSQYLQLPAALPPRVRALAGDLTTAAASRYDAAVAVAGYLKEGYTYSLKTRVPPSGADFTDDFLFGTRQGYCVHFATAMTVLLRSSGIPARYVQGYGPGTAVPGSVPQRYSVTGGDAHAWVEVYFPGAGWVSFDPTPSAAAAAALGAAATDPAAASAPPDTRRSAALHADALTAALPQAGGPDTAPLALAALVLAAAIRWRRSLALLPAVRRAGRLGRERQLRAAAAAWHGLAARYGPPLPGVTAREYADSLAIEDGRLRAAVRGFVRQWETLVYGGAGGGVPLTASGSAGDAAPSTPSTPMSPPNAADTMDAAAFMARCLMITFHLT from the coding sequence ATGGATTCCCGGATAACTCCACCTCCTGCTAGTGCCAGCACGTATGGAGCCAGTCCGAAAGGCTCAACCCACAGCAGGCAGCGCCGCTACGGAAGCATCATGTTTACAGCGGCAGGGATGCAGGAATCAGACCTTGCAGAGAACAGCAACGCGGGTAAAAGAGAGAACAGCCCCCTGTACTATCGCGGCCTGTTCTCTTTGGCGATTATGGGCGTCTTTGGGCTGTGGCTGCTGCCGCTCTACAGATTGACTGCAGCAGCGGATCATGCACAGCTCCTGCGGCTCCTGATGCTCTCGGCAGCAGCACTTCTCGCATGGGGCTGTCTGCTGCTGCCCCGGCCTGTCCAGGCAAGCGGGCAGCTTCTTCTAATCTTCATGACCTGGTATGGCCTCTGTGCTGCTGCGGGAGGTGGGGGCGGTTGGCTGAAGGTCTATGCCATGGAGAAAAGCGGACAGGATGCCCTACTGCTGCTCTCCGGCCGGATCTCCGCATTAAGCGAGGACAGCAGGCTGCTGATTCTGGTGCTGGGCTGGGGACTGCTGGTGTCCTCCGTCCAGCAGCTCGCGCTGTATAGAGGAAGTATTGCTCTGTTCACCGGTGTAACGCTGGTGTATCTGCTGGTACTGGATATGGGCTATGCCGTTAATACTTCCGGGGATGTACTGGTTACGGCGGGGCTGATCCTGTGGCTGCGTGCCTTAAGCGGCCTGCTCCACCTGCAAGAACGGACAGGAAGGCAGGTTCTTCCTTACGCCCGCTGGGGAGCCAGAGCGTTATCGGCGGCTGTACTGGTAACGCTGGCCGCCTGGATAGCCGGGCAAGGGCTTGGCGCGCGCCCGGCTGCTCCGGTTACACTGCAGCCGGTGCTGGACAAGCTGGAGCACTGGGCAGCGGCGCAAAGACCCGGGGAGGCAGACGTACCAGGCACTGGCAGCACCGGCTACAGCATGGAGGACAGAGAGCTTGGCCTGCCCCTGACTCCCAGCCGGGAGGCGGCCTTCACGGTCACTGCTTCCCGTCCCTACTACTCACGGGGGGAGAACATGGCGTATTATGACGGCCGCCGCTGGATCAGGAGCGGCGCCGCGTATTCAGCGCTGAATCTGCCCCGCTTGTCCGGGGCGGTGCCCGCTCTGGCGGATGCATCATCCGCCGGGGGGCTGACGTTTATCCAGCGAATTCAGCTCGCTGCGCCTTCCACTGGAGGTGTGCCTCTGTTCAGCGCAGGCGCTATAACAGACGTGCATAACATCCGGCTTGCGGACGGAAGCCAGCTGGGTTACGTGCTGGCCAGCCCGGACAAACTCAGCTTCCGCCTGCCGGAAGTCTACGGCTCCGCAGGGGTTACGGAGTATACCGTCAAGTCTGTTCTGCCGCCAAGTGATCCGGCAACGCTGCGGAAGCTGAAGGGGAGTGATCCCGACGGGGTCCGCAGCCAGTATTTGCAGCTCCCCGCTGCTCTGCCGCCCAGAGTGCGTGCACTGGCCGGGGATCTTACCACAGCAGCTGCGAGCCGTTACGATGCTGCAGTGGCTGTAGCCGGCTATCTTAAGGAAGGCTATACCTATTCGCTGAAGACCCGCGTGCCGCCGTCCGGTGCCGATTTCACCGATGATTTCCTGTTCGGGACCCGTCAGGGGTATTGTGTGCATTTTGCCACTGCGATGACGGTCCTGCTGCGCAGCAGCGGCATTCCGGCGCGGTACGTCCAGGGCTACGGTCCGGGAACCGCCGTGCCCGGCTCTGTGCCGCAGCGCTACAGCGTGACCGGCGGCGATGCCCACGCCTGGGTCGAGGTCTATTTCCCCGGCGCGGGCTGGGTCTCCTTCGACCCCACACCCTCCGCCGCTGCTGCCGCTGCCCTCGGCGCGGCTGCTACGGACCCGGCGGCGGCCTCCGCGCCGCCGGACACCCGCCGCTCCGCTGCGCTGCACGCGGACGCGCTCACCGCCGCCCTGCCGCAGGCGGGCGGCCCGGACACTGCGCCGCTCGCGCTGGCGGCGCTGGTGCTGGCTGCCGCCATCCGCTGGCGGCGCAGCCTGGCCCTGCTGCCGGCGGTGCGCCGCGCCGGCAGGCTTGGCCGTGAGCGGCAGCTGCGCGCCGCCGCTGCGGCCTGGCACGGGCTCGCGGCGCGCTATGGGCCGCCGCTGCCCGGGGTTACTGCCAGGGAGTACGCAGACTCCCTGGCTATCGAGGACGGGCGGCTGCGCGCCGCCGTCCGGGGGTTTGTACGCCAGTGGGAGACCCTGGTGTATGGCGGCGCCGGAGGCGGCGTGCCCTTGACGGCGTCGGGCTCCGCTGGAGACGCCGCTCCCTCGACGCCTTCCACGCCCATGTCGCCCCCCAACGCTGCCGATACCATGGACGCAGCGGCATTCATGGCACGGTGCCTGATGATTACCTTCCATCTGACCTGA
- a CDS encoding polysaccharide deacetylase, whose product MLEVEKMKDNRENSIRRIMICGLLVIAVVLSLGVSAYGGQGDSSGSRSKYYLQAETGRTLPLLSKNNAPAVPVQDLRPAAARMTTGELRQPHISGGSAPKAGAERPAPAIHQVSAAAGKAAPAAGHHKEKVVYLTFDDGPSAVTPKVLSILQEQGVKATFFVLGDQAAGRPELIKAIWEQGHAIGNHTYNHNYHDLYSGFTEFWRQIKQTEETVCEITGVRPQLVRAPGGTFGHFDSTYFNLLKQAGYGVMDWTVDSGDSRRRGVPAAEIVQASVADLTSSGVVLLLHDGSGHEQSAKALPAIIERYRAAGYEFGVLDAQSDPVQFRVSSKAASLHRSKPSQDWISANIVPNAELFAPGKALALEIGGMEAKLKPGEYRLQDGQYYVPLRATVERLGGRVGWNAVTRSAAVSWNGRSMTLDSQKQEVGIHWPDGTAEYKAAQVQLQGSSLWVPLRMLLEAAGHPGAEAFVNAEERRVTAA is encoded by the coding sequence ATGCTGGAGGTAGAGAAGATGAAGGACAACCGGGAAAATTCTATCCGCCGCATCATGATCTGCGGGTTGCTTGTTATTGCTGTTGTGCTAAGTCTGGGTGTGTCAGCTTATGGAGGGCAGGGGGATTCTTCCGGTTCACGGAGTAAGTACTACCTACAGGCAGAGACAGGCAGAACGTTACCTCTACTCTCTAAGAATAATGCTCCGGCTGTCCCGGTGCAAGATTTGCGTCCGGCAGCGGCCAGAATGACAACCGGAGAATTACGGCAGCCGCATATTTCGGGCGGTTCAGCCCCTAAAGCAGGTGCAGAGCGTCCTGCTCCCGCTATACACCAAGTATCCGCTGCTGCGGGAAAAGCTGCTCCAGCAGCCGGACACCACAAGGAGAAGGTGGTCTATCTGACTTTTGACGACGGGCCAAGCGCAGTTACTCCCAAGGTACTCAGCATATTGCAGGAGCAGGGGGTTAAGGCGACCTTTTTCGTGCTGGGGGATCAGGCCGCAGGCCGTCCCGAGCTGATCAAGGCTATCTGGGAGCAGGGGCATGCTATCGGCAACCATACCTACAATCATAACTATCATGATTTATATAGCGGCTTCACGGAATTCTGGCGACAAATCAAACAGACGGAGGAAACGGTATGTGAGATCACAGGCGTCCGTCCGCAGCTTGTCCGTGCGCCGGGCGGCACGTTCGGCCATTTCGACAGTACATACTTCAATCTGCTGAAGCAGGCGGGCTACGGGGTGATGGACTGGACTGTGGACAGCGGGGATTCCCGCCGCCGGGGAGTGCCCGCTGCGGAGATTGTACAGGCTTCTGTGGCTGACTTGACCTCTTCCGGTGTGGTATTGCTGCTGCATGACGGATCGGGCCATGAACAGAGCGCCAAGGCGCTGCCTGCTATCATTGAACGCTACAGAGCAGCCGGTTATGAGTTCGGTGTTCTGGATGCGCAGAGTGATCCCGTACAGTTCAGGGTGTCCTCCAAGGCAGCCTCCCTTCATCGGAGCAAACCTTCACAGGATTGGATATCGGCTAATATTGTCCCAAATGCGGAGTTGTTTGCACCAGGCAAGGCGCTTGCACTTGAGATTGGCGGGATGGAGGCCAAGCTGAAGCCCGGAGAATACCGTCTCCAGGACGGGCAGTACTACGTTCCGCTACGCGCCACCGTGGAACGGCTGGGCGGACGGGTTGGCTGGAATGCGGTTACCCGGAGCGCAGCTGTAAGCTGGAACGGCCGCAGCATGACGTTAGACTCACAGAAGCAGGAGGTGGGCATTCACTGGCCGGACGGTACAGCAGAGTACAAGGCGGCACAGGTGCAGCTCCAAGGCTCCTCCCTCTGGGTACCCCTGCGTATGCTGCTGGAGGCGGCAGGTCATCCGGGTGCTGAAGCCTTTGTTAATGCAGAGGAGCGCAGGGTTACCGCAGCTTAA
- a CDS encoding DUF58 domain-containing protein, with translation MKPRAVRGLVYDHGRVSSLSSSSLTDPKSQVYSQQNRYGNAEIAGFTRKRVRRTAGEWGRMLLLMAVTGGLYMWHGGESLLLLLTAGGVVMSGGLLMQLCGPRRVSVQRTITPVRLSAGDDAVVEVQISFAARIPLPWMIVTDYWSGGSHQELLFPGFRRSFKYSYELLSVPRGVHQLHGCSVTWGDLPGLFTGGCQPGGKTGFKVLPRALYMGAAVPDTGLLPGERASGRGTHSSPQAADIRDYAPGDPFSRIHWKSSARKGNLQSRVPEREAGQMTCMVLASSPADYEIPGGAHAPRSQRRSVIPAFEQAVSATMGLLLSAERSGSYIQLFSGGWPEGMARHEGVGQIPGRVRDLLTEIAPSGSQSLSRLLEDASQSWIPGMTVSVITGRLEEESARTLARFLVQGIRVELYYVWDQPSRGRTPGNPVRSPAGAAGTTPELSRSSRLAREDWATSGHDPAVYGDSRPPASDTIAGSLMRLGARIHCLSHAAPAQGYKGAEPDGFPDNSTSC, from the coding sequence GTGAAACCACGGGCTGTCAGGGGGCTAGTCTATGACCATGGAAGGGTGTCCTCCTTGTCCTCATCATCATTGACAGATCCGAAATCACAGGTATATTCACAGCAAAACAGGTACGGGAATGCAGAGATTGCAGGGTTCACCCGGAAGCGCGTCCGCCGCACAGCCGGGGAGTGGGGGCGAATGCTGCTCCTGATGGCGGTTACCGGAGGGCTATATATGTGGCACGGCGGAGAATCGCTCCTGCTGCTGCTGACAGCTGGCGGAGTGGTTATGTCCGGCGGCCTGCTGATGCAGCTCTGCGGTCCCCGGAGAGTTAGTGTCCAGCGCACGATTACTCCTGTACGTCTGTCTGCGGGGGATGATGCTGTTGTGGAGGTTCAGATTTCTTTTGCCGCCAGAATCCCGCTGCCCTGGATGATTGTGACCGATTACTGGAGCGGTGGCAGCCATCAGGAGCTGCTGTTTCCCGGCTTCCGGCGCTCCTTCAAATATTCGTATGAGCTGCTGTCTGTCCCCAGAGGGGTGCATCAGCTTCATGGGTGCAGTGTAACCTGGGGAGATTTGCCGGGGCTGTTCACAGGAGGCTGCCAGCCGGGCGGCAAGACGGGCTTCAAGGTGCTGCCAAGAGCTCTATATATGGGCGCAGCAGTGCCGGATACCGGCTTGTTGCCCGGAGAACGTGCATCCGGGCGGGGAACCCACAGCAGCCCGCAAGCAGCGGATATCCGTGATTATGCGCCGGGTGATCCGTTCAGCCGGATTCACTGGAAGAGCAGTGCCCGTAAAGGCAATTTGCAGAGCAGAGTGCCGGAACGTGAAGCGGGGCAGATGACCTGCATGGTGCTTGCGAGCAGTCCGGCGGATTATGAGATTCCCGGCGGCGCGCATGCTCCACGTAGCCAGCGGAGGTCGGTGATCCCGGCCTTTGAACAGGCGGTATCGGCTACTATGGGCCTGCTGCTCTCTGCCGAGCGCTCCGGCAGCTACATCCAGCTCTTCAGCGGCGGCTGGCCGGAAGGGATGGCCAGACATGAGGGTGTGGGCCAGATTCCCGGGAGGGTCCGGGATCTGCTTACAGAGATTGCCCCCTCCGGCTCACAGAGTCTCAGCAGATTGCTGGAGGACGCGTCGCAGAGCTGGATTCCCGGGATGACGGTATCCGTCATTACCGGCCGGCTGGAGGAGGAGTCGGCGAGAACACTGGCCCGCTTCCTGGTTCAGGGAATCAGAGTGGAGCTGTATTATGTCTGGGACCAGCCTTCTAGGGGCCGGACTCCCGGTAATCCTGTGCGGAGTCCCGCCGGAGCAGCGGGTACAACGCCAGAGCTATCCCGCAGCAGCAGGCTGGCACGGGAGGACTGGGCAACATCGGGGCATGATCCCGCGGTGTACGGGGACAGCAGACCGCCTGCCTCGGATACGATTGCGGGAAGTCTAATGCGGCTTGGCGCGAGAATTCACTGTCTGAGCCATGCTGCTCCTGCACAAGGGTACAAGGGGGCGGAGCCTGATGGATTCCCGGATAACTCCACCTCCTGCTAG